In Gossypium arboreum isolate Shixiya-1 chromosome 6, ASM2569848v2, whole genome shotgun sequence, the following are encoded in one genomic region:
- the LOC108485781 gene encoding uncharacterized protein LOC108485781 has product MGDSSSSYIHMVQHLIEKCLIFNMTKEECMEALSKHANIKPVITSTVWNELEKENKEFFEAYAQSQSKQDRMSEEETSRMIQKMISDSSSKDPDE; this is encoded by the exons ATGGGGGATTCTTCTAGTTCCTACATACACATG GTGCAGCACTTGATAGAAAAATGTTTGATCTTCAACATGACAAAAGAAGAGTGCATGGAAGCACTTTCAAAGCATGCAAATATTAAACCTGTCATCACCTCTACTG tTTGGAATGAACTTGAAAAGGAAAACAAGGAATTCTTTGAAGCCTATGCACAATCTCAAAGCAAACAAGACCGAATGTCCGAGGAAGAGACGAGTCGAATGATCCAGAAGATGATCTCGGATTCCTCTAGTAAAGACCCGGACGAATGA